TAGGATCCATTTTGTTCGTGGGATTTGGACAAGAAAAGTGgggccaacaaaaaaaaatacgaAAAATACCCGTGTTTGATTgcaattttcaaaaaataaaaaagtaacattcgtatgaaaaaaaaattctacattttataaaaaagaaaaaccatatAAGACATAGAAAAGTCTAATTTCCACTGATTAAAAATTgagataatttttcttttctaataacGCCCTTAAGTTTTTAGATAGAATGAAATAAGATCTATCATTTTATCAGATATAACAGGCATTTTACACACTTTCCtagaaaagtagatgctcaacaAAACATAAACCATTCTACAATGTGTCATTTTTTCATGGTTAACCCAATATATAAAAATTACTTTCCAGATATCagctattcaaaaaaaatattgaaaattttgcatgcgaaccaaatgagtcccTGGTGACACTTCTTCACCTAGTTTTACTTTTAAGCATAACCTTTAACCTTTAACCAACAACCTCAGCTGCACAATAATGCCAAAATCTATAGTAATTAGTAACAAAGCCATAATTTACATGCATAGCATAATTATAAAGCATAATGGATTATGTTCGGTTGGATTATCAATCTTTCAACAAAACAATGTCAAACCAACTCACATAAGAGTTTGGGACTCCGCATAGCCAACGTCTGAAACTATTTCACCAAGAAGGCAAGAACAAGGTCAGGCTCAAGCGGGTAGAAACTGGCCCAAATCTACTTATCACCCTAACCAAGTCAAAGCCCAGCCCATCAAGATCCCTTCTAAATACCggactctccctctccttctctctctctctctctcggtttctTTCTGCTTCGAGCGCGCTTCCTTCTCGTCTCTTTCgcgagaagagaaggaaaagccaTGCCTAAGGGCCGAAGCTCCGCCCGGAGCGCCGCCACGCGCGGCGGAAGAGGGGGCGGAGACATCGAGCTGGACGACGCCGAGGTCGGGTTCGCGAAGCTCCAGGGCGAGGACTTCGAGTACTACATGCAGACCTACTCGATAATCTTGGGGAGGAACAGCAAGAAATCGGAGGTGGACGTCGATCTGGCGAGCCTAGGTGGCGGGATGAACATATCCCGCCACCACGCGCGCATCTTCTACGACTTCCAGCGCCGCCGCTTCGCCCTCGAGGTCATCGGCAAGAACGGGTGCGTCGTGGAGGGCGTCCTCCACGTGCCGGGCACGCCTCCGGTCAAGCTTGACTCCCAGGACCTCCTCCAGATGGGGGACAAGCAGTTCTACTTCCTTCTCCCCTCCCGATCCATCTTCGAGACCGCCCGGATCGCCCGTCACCCTTTCCGCCCCGCCCTCTCGGCGCCCAGGGGCCGGCCGGGGCCGTCCGACTACGGGAGTGGCGGCTACGGCGTCCGCGACGATGGAGGAGACGACGAGGATGATGAGGGGGAcgaggaagaggagg
This window of the Phoenix dactylifera cultivar Barhee BC4 unplaced genomic scaffold, palm_55x_up_171113_PBpolish2nd_filt_p 000194F, whole genome shotgun sequence genome carries:
- the LOC103697693 gene encoding FHA domain-containing protein FHA2-like; this encodes MPKGRSSARSAATRGGRGGGDIELDDAEVGFAKLQGEDFEYYMQTYSIILGRNSKKSEVDVDLASLGGGMNISRHHARIFYDFQRRRFALEVIGKNGCVVEGVLHVPGTPPVKLDSQDLLQMGDKQFYFLLPSRSIFETARIARHPFRPALSAPRGRPGPSDYGSGGYGVRDDGGDDEDDEGDEEEEDENEEEQEEEEEEDGEEIEEEVTHAVPRGTGKRTRGAPGDGRIEQRGRVAQAGPSGHLVKKSEAKSKADREADNQQLLLLEEKDVISTVATVLSDLCGPGEWMPMDKLNAELFEQYGNIWHHGRVRRYLTSEEWPESETKGRPWFGLLTLLRKYPEHFVINTRSKGRVTSEFVSLVSLIS